A window of Ipomoea triloba cultivar NCNSP0323 chromosome 2, ASM357664v1 contains these coding sequences:
- the LOC116005491 gene encoding flavin mononucleotide hydrolase 1, chloroplatic: MASLIPPSSPIPSLGFKAHSFPFFLKSTSARTALRISRSSSASSTMATDAQRKLPILLFDVMDTLVRDPFYQDVPAFFRMPMKELLEIKHPTAWIEFEKGLIDEAELERKFFKDGRSFDMEGLKNCMRKGYSYIEGVEELLSVLKANGYEIHAFTNYPIWYNMIEEKLKLSKYLSWTFCSCIMGKRKPELDFYLDVLKHLNVKPASCIFVDDRQKNVEAAIKAGFRGLQFKSVDVLRKDLSRLGVDIQTSESKDLAECS; the protein is encoded by the exons ATGGCTTCACTGATACCTCCTTCTTCTCCGATTCCATCTCTGGGTTTCAAAGCGCACAGCTTTCCTTTCTTCTTGAAGTCAACGTCTGCTAGAACGGCTCTACGTATTAGCAGGAGCAGCAGTGCCTCCTCAACAATGGCGACTGACGCCCAAAGGAAGCTGCCGATTCTGCTCTTTGACGTTATGGACACCCTTGTTCGCGACCCGTTTTATCAGGACGTCCCCGCCTTCTTCCG AATGCCTATGAAGGAATTACTAGAAATCAAGCATCCTACTGCATGGATTGAGTTCGAAAAGGGCCTTATTGATGAG gcAGAGTTAGAAAGAAAGTTTTTTAAAGATGGGAGATCATTTGATATGGAAG GCCTCAAAAATTGTATGAGAAAAGGATATTCTTACATCGAAGGTGTTGAGGAATTACTTAGTGTGTTAAAGGCAAATGGCTATGAAATCCATGCTTTCACAAACTATCCTATTTG GTACAATATGATCGAAGAGAAGTTAAAACTTTCAAAATACTTATCTTGGACTTTCTGTTCCTGTATAATGg GAAAGCGGAAGCCTGAACTTGATTTTTACTTGGACGTTCTGAAACATCTCAATGTCAAGCCAGCCAGCTGTATCTTTGTTGATGATAG ACAAAAGAATGTTGAAGCTGCCATTAAAGCTGGTTTTCGAGGTCTTCAGTTCAAGAGCGTGGATGTGCTGCGCAAGGACTTATCGCGTCTTGGTGTCGACATTCAAACGAGCGAAAGTAAAGATCTGGCTGAATGTTCTTAA